The following coding sequences lie in one Cyanobacterium sp. Dongsha4 genomic window:
- a CDS encoding prohibitin family protein yields MDRQTTGSISTLIGGILAALIVFIGFNSFIIINPGQAGVLSILGKAQDGALLEGIHFKPPLVSTVDIYDVTVQKFEVPAQSSTKDLQELTASFAINFRLDPVQVVNIRRTQGTLQNIVAKIIAPQTQESFKIAAARRTVEEAITQRNELKDDFDNALNGRLEKYGIIVLDTSVVDLTFSPEFAKAVEDKQIAEQRAQRAVYVAKEAEQQAQADINRAKGKAEAQRLLAETLKAQGGDLVLKKEAIEAWKEGGAQMPKVLVMGGDNNGGGIPFLFNLNELER; encoded by the coding sequence TTGGATCGTCAAACTACAGGCAGTATTTCAACGTTAATAGGTGGAATTCTCGCTGCCTTAATTGTTTTTATTGGTTTTAATTCTTTTATTATTATCAACCCCGGACAAGCAGGTGTATTAAGCATTCTGGGAAAAGCTCAAGACGGTGCATTACTAGAGGGTATTCATTTCAAACCCCCTTTAGTTTCTACCGTAGATATTTATGATGTTACAGTGCAAAAATTTGAAGTACCTGCCCAAAGTTCAACTAAAGATTTACAGGAATTAACCGCTAGTTTTGCCATCAATTTTCGCCTTGATCCAGTTCAAGTGGTTAATATTAGGAGAACTCAGGGAACTTTACAAAATATTGTTGCTAAAATTATAGCTCCTCAAACCCAAGAATCTTTCAAAATAGCCGCCGCCAGACGCACTGTGGAAGAAGCCATTACTCAACGTAATGAATTAAAAGATGATTTTGATAATGCTTTAAATGGTCGTTTAGAAAAATATGGAATTATCGTTCTTGATACCAGCGTAGTTGATTTAACATTCTCTCCTGAATTTGCTAAAGCAGTAGAAGATAAACAAATTGCGGAACAAAGGGCGCAAAGGGCTGTTTATGTTGCCAAAGAAGCTGAACAACAAGCACAAGCTGATATAAATAGGGCAAAAGGTAAAGCCGAGGCTCAAAGACTCTTAGCAGAAACTTTAAAAGCTCAAGGAGGAGACTTAGTATTGAAAAAAGAAGCGATCGAAGCCTGGAAAGAAGGGGGTGCTCAAATGCCTAAAGTCCTTGTTATGGGTGGAGATAATAACGGTGGTGGAATTCCTTTTCTTTTTAATCTCAATGAATTAGAAAGATAA
- a CDS encoding branched-chain amino acid ABC transporter permease — MDSTIFQALFNGLAVGSIIALAAVGLTLTMGILRLSNFAHGDFLTVGAYLTWWINHFGLNIWLSMAIALLGTILIMLAGEQLLWKPLRKQKASSTSLIIVSIGLALFLRNGILFIWGGSNQNYDLPLVEALDFGGLKIAYYRLIVIFVTVLAIVGLHLVLQKTKIGKGMRAVADNIDLARVSGINVEQIVLFTWILTAILTAMGGGLYGLITAVRPNMGWFLILPIFASVILGGIGNVYGAIAGGLIIGVAQELSVFIVGSEYKLGVALLIMIVILLVRPQGIFGK, encoded by the coding sequence ATGGATTCAACGATATTTCAAGCCCTTTTCAATGGTTTAGCGGTGGGAAGTATTATTGCATTGGCGGCGGTGGGTTTAACTCTGACTATGGGGATTTTACGTCTGTCTAATTTTGCTCATGGTGATTTCTTGACCGTTGGTGCTTATTTGACTTGGTGGATTAACCATTTTGGGTTGAATATCTGGTTGTCAATGGCGATCGCACTTTTGGGAACAATACTTATCATGTTAGCAGGAGAACAACTATTATGGAAACCTTTGAGAAAACAAAAAGCCAGTAGTACCAGTTTAATTATTGTATCCATTGGTTTAGCCTTGTTTCTGCGCAATGGTATTCTGTTTATTTGGGGTGGAAGTAATCAAAACTATGATTTACCTTTAGTTGAAGCCCTCGATTTTGGTGGCTTAAAAATTGCTTATTATCGTCTTATTGTCATTTTTGTGACAGTTTTGGCTATAGTGGGACTTCATTTGGTACTGCAAAAAACGAAAATTGGAAAAGGCATGAGGGCAGTGGCGGATAATATTGATTTGGCGAGGGTATCAGGGATTAATGTTGAGCAGATAGTTTTATTTACTTGGATTTTAACGGCAATACTTACCGCCATGGGAGGGGGATTATATGGGTTAATTACTGCGGTGCGTCCCAATATGGGATGGTTTTTGATTTTACCTATTTTTGCGTCTGTGATTTTAGGAGGTATTGGTAATGTCTATGGTGCGATCGCAGGTGGCTTAATTATTGGTGTGGCACAAGAATTGAGTGTTTTTATCGTAGGTTCAGAATATAAGCTCGGTGTTGCTTTACTAATTATGATTGTAATTTTGTTAGTAAGACCTCAAGGCATTTTCGGTAAATAA
- the infC gene encoding translation initiation factor IF-3: MTYSNKKNNQRDLPKINENIRFPKVRLIDTDGEQLGVLDTRDANRLAEEKELDLVLVSETADPPVCRIMDYGKFKFEQEKKARAIRKKQHTADVKEVKMRYKIDEHDYQVRLNQAKRFLKAGDKVKATINFRGREAQHTHLGQELLERLAEDLGEMAEVQQRPKKEGRNMIMLLSPKKA; the protein is encoded by the coding sequence GTGACCTATAGCAACAAAAAAAATAACCAAAGAGATTTACCCAAAATTAATGAAAATATTCGTTTTCCTAAAGTCAGATTAATTGACACAGACGGAGAGCAACTTGGTGTTCTCGATACCAGAGACGCAAATCGTCTAGCGGAAGAGAAAGAATTAGACCTCGTCTTAGTCAGTGAAACTGCTGATCCTCCTGTGTGTCGCATCATGGACTATGGCAAATTCAAATTTGAGCAGGAGAAAAAAGCAAGAGCCATTCGCAAAAAGCAACATACTGCGGATGTTAAGGAAGTAAAAATGCGTTACAAAATCGACGAGCATGATTATCAAGTGCGTCTCAATCAAGCAAAACGCTTCCTTAAAGCTGGTGACAAAGTGAAAGCAACAATCAATTTTAGAGGAAGAGAAGCTCAACATACTCACTTAGGACAAGAATTATTAGAACGTCTTGCGGAAGATTTAGGGGAAATGGCAGAAGTTCAACAAAGACCCAAAAAAGAGGGACGCAATATGATTATGCTTCTTTCTCCTAAAAAAGCCTAG
- the gatA gene encoding Asp-tRNA(Asn)/Glu-tRNA(Gln) amidotransferase subunit GatA, with translation MTSIKKLHQQIKNKERSAVEITQEYLQRIGELEPKLKSFLCVTSDLALETAKQVDEKVAKGEEIGVLAGIPIAIKDNMSTKGIPTTCASRILENFIPSYESTVTQKLRDQGAIIVGKTNLDEFAMGSSTENSGYQVTANPWDIERVPGGSSGGSAAAVSADECVVSLGSDTGGSIRQPASFCGVVGLKPTYGLVSRFGLVAYASSLDQIGPFAHTVEDTAILLGAIAGYDSKDSTSLNVEIPDYSQSFAKDLKGLKVGVIKETYSDGLDNIVAEKVNQAIKELEKLGAQVKEISCPRFRYGLPIYYIIAPSEASANLARYDAVKYGIRDESADNLLEMYTKTRAKGFGAEVKRRIMLGTYALSAGYYDAYYLKAQKVRTLIKQDFDNAFHDVDVLISPTSPTTAFKAGEKTNDPLSMYLSDLMTIPVNLAGLPGMSLPCGFDENNLPIGMQLIGNVLREDVLFKVGYAYQQVTDWHNHNPSL, from the coding sequence ATGACCTCTATAAAAAAATTACATCAACAGATTAAAAATAAAGAACGCTCCGCCGTTGAGATTACCCAAGAATATTTACAACGCATCGGTGAATTAGAGCCAAAATTAAAGAGTTTTTTATGTGTCACCTCGGATTTAGCCTTAGAAACAGCGAAACAAGTGGATGAAAAGGTTGCTAAGGGCGAAGAAATTGGTGTTTTAGCTGGTATTCCCATCGCTATTAAAGATAATATGTCCACAAAAGGCATTCCTACCACTTGTGCCTCCAGAATTTTAGAAAACTTTATCCCTAGTTACGAATCCACTGTTACCCAAAAATTAAGGGATCAAGGGGCGATAATTGTTGGTAAAACTAATTTAGATGAGTTTGCTATGGGAAGTTCCACGGAAAACTCTGGTTATCAAGTCACCGCTAATCCTTGGGATATTGAAAGAGTGCCGGGGGGTTCGTCTGGAGGTTCGGCGGCGGCAGTTTCGGCGGATGAGTGTGTTGTCTCCCTCGGTTCGGATACAGGGGGATCGATTCGTCAACCTGCTTCTTTCTGTGGGGTAGTGGGGTTAAAACCTACCTATGGCTTGGTTTCTCGCTTCGGTTTAGTGGCTTATGCCTCCTCTTTGGATCAAATTGGTCCTTTTGCTCATACAGTGGAAGATACGGCGATTCTACTAGGTGCGATCGCAGGTTATGATAGTAAAGACTCCACCAGTTTAAATGTGGAAATCCCCGACTATAGCCAATCATTCGCCAAAGATTTAAAAGGCTTAAAAGTAGGGGTAATCAAAGAAACTTACTCCGATGGCTTAGATAACATTGTCGCTGAAAAAGTCAATCAGGCAATTAAAGAATTAGAAAAACTGGGAGCACAGGTAAAAGAAATTTCTTGCCCTCGTTTCCGCTACGGTTTGCCTATCTATTACATTATCGCTCCTTCTGAGGCCAGTGCTAACCTTGCTCGTTACGATGCGGTTAAATACGGTATTAGAGACGAATCTGCGGATAACCTTTTAGAAATGTACACCAAAACTAGGGCAAAGGGTTTCGGTGCGGAGGTGAAACGTCGTATCATGCTTGGTACTTATGCTCTCTCTGCTGGTTATTATGATGCTTATTACCTCAAAGCTCAAAAAGTGAGAACTTTAATCAAGCAAGACTTTGACAACGCTTTTCATGATGTGGACGTGTTAATTTCTCCTACTTCTCCCACTACTGCCTTTAAAGCTGGAGAAAAAACCAATGATCCCCTTAGTATGTATTTATCTGATTTAATGACCATTCCTGTTAACTTAGCAGGTTTACCCGGGATGAGTCTTCCTTGCGGTTTTGATGAGAATAATTTACCCATCGGGATGCAATTAATTGGCAATGTTTTGAGAGAAGATGTTTTATTTAAGGTGGGTTATGCTTATCAACAAGTAACAGATTGGCACAATCACAATCCTAGTTTGTAA
- a CDS encoding D-alanine--D-alanine ligase family protein, with product MAKLKIGLLFGGKSGEHQVSITSARAIALGFSVEENREKYEVIPLYIDQAGNWWGKEVAESILKSGEPKPVEKDTQKNWHFPEECGEIEIFFPILHGPNGEDGTVQGLLTLMEVPFVGAGVLGSAVGMDKIAMKNAFACADLPQVKYIAVNRSEIFSSPCVFPKVCDRLEAELGYPCFVKPANLGSSVGISKAKNRAELEKALDEAANLDRRVIVEAGVKAREVECAVLGNDNPSASVVGEITYNADFYDYTTKYTDGLASLIIPADIPDNISETIKEMAIKAFLAVDSRGLSRVDFFYLPETGEVLINEINTLPGFTALSMYPKLWEASGIGFPQLLDKLITLAQNN from the coding sequence ATGGCAAAATTAAAAATCGGTTTATTATTCGGTGGCAAATCTGGCGAACATCAAGTTTCTATTACCTCTGCAAGGGCGATCGCACTTGGGTTTTCTGTAGAAGAAAATAGAGAAAAATACGAAGTCATACCCTTGTATATTGACCAAGCAGGTAATTGGTGGGGTAAAGAAGTAGCGGAAAGTATTTTAAAAAGTGGTGAACCCAAACCAGTGGAAAAAGACACTCAGAAAAATTGGCATTTTCCCGAAGAATGTGGCGAAATTGAGATATTTTTCCCGATTTTACATGGTCCTAATGGGGAAGATGGTACAGTACAAGGTTTACTAACTCTGATGGAAGTTCCCTTCGTGGGGGCAGGGGTTTTAGGTTCAGCCGTTGGTATGGATAAAATCGCCATGAAAAACGCTTTTGCCTGTGCAGATTTACCCCAAGTTAAGTATATCGCTGTTAATCGTAGTGAAATCTTTTCTAGTCCTTGCGTATTTCCTAAAGTGTGCGATCGCCTCGAAGCAGAATTAGGTTATCCTTGTTTTGTGAAACCTGCCAATTTAGGTTCATCGGTGGGTATTAGTAAAGCTAAAAATAGAGCAGAATTAGAAAAAGCCTTAGACGAAGCCGCTAATTTAGACCGTAGGGTGATAGTAGAAGCAGGAGTTAAAGCGAGAGAGGTAGAATGTGCAGTATTAGGTAATGATAACCCTAGTGCCTCTGTGGTGGGAGAAATCACCTATAACGCTGATTTTTATGACTATACAACCAAATATACTGACGGATTAGCCAGTTTAATCATTCCTGCTGACATTCCCGACAATATTAGCGAAACCATCAAAGAAATGGCAATTAAAGCCTTTTTAGCGGTGGATTCAAGGGGATTAAGTAGGGTTGACTTTTTCTATTTACCCGAAACAGGAGAAGTATTAATCAACGAAATCAATACTTTACCCGGCTTTACTGCCTTGAGTATGTATCCCAAATTATGGGAAGCATCTGGTATCGGTTTTCCTCAATT
- a CDS encoding EamA family transporter, whose protein sequence is MLNTLILTILVITQVLGDVCLSEAMKIHGEITSFAPTVIIDVIYYLFTSPFFYFGLGSLTISWFIYLFAVSKMDLSYVLPIHASSYICNALLAWLILGENVSFLRWFATGFISVGVFIVGYSQYREEKKLKQLSSHVAVIQKNKVSPLFAFISGGVFLPTVWLGVIVMVLADSMGDLLNAKGMRQIATLQKFSVEDIFRWVVGIFSNLYIIIGVSCQAIALLLFLSLLSWDDLSFVRPASAVGYLVTITSAKYILHEKISKGRWIGISCILLGVVTLSQT, encoded by the coding sequence GTGTTAAATACCCTAATCTTAACAATCCTAGTCATAACTCAGGTTTTGGGAGATGTTTGTCTGAGTGAAGCAATGAAAATTCATGGAGAAATAACATCTTTTGCTCCAACTGTCATCATTGATGTCATTTATTATTTATTCACATCCCCTTTTTTTTATTTTGGTTTAGGTAGTCTTACCATTTCTTGGTTTATCTATCTATTTGCAGTATCCAAAATGGATTTAAGCTATGTTTTGCCGATTCATGCTTCTAGTTATATCTGTAATGCCTTACTTGCATGGTTAATTTTAGGGGAAAATGTCTCTTTTTTACGTTGGTTTGCTACGGGTTTTATTTCTGTGGGAGTTTTTATTGTTGGCTATAGTCAGTATAGAGAGGAAAAAAAATTAAAACAATTGTCTTCTCATGTTGCCGTTATACAAAAAAATAAAGTAAGCCCCTTATTTGCATTTATTTCTGGTGGTGTCTTTCTACCTACTGTTTGGTTAGGAGTTATCGTGATGGTGTTAGCAGATAGTATGGGAGATTTATTAAACGCTAAAGGAATGAGACAAATTGCAACCCTCCAAAAATTTTCTGTAGAGGATATTTTTCGTTGGGTAGTGGGAATTTTTAGCAATCTTTATATTATTATTGGAGTTTCTTGTCAGGCGATCGCACTTTTATTATTTCTTTCCCTACTAAGTTGGGATGATCTAAGTTTTGTCAGACCTGCCAGTGCTGTTGGTTATCTTGTCACCATTACATCAGCTAAATATATCTTACATGAAAAAATAAGCAAAGGTAGATGGATTGGTATTTCTTGTATTTTATTAGGAGTGGTAACTTTGTCTCAAACTTAA